From one Nycticebus coucang isolate mNycCou1 chromosome 14, mNycCou1.pri, whole genome shotgun sequence genomic stretch:
- the LOC128565384 gene encoding calcitonin gene-related peptide 2-like: protein MGFQKFFPFLALSILVLYQAGSLHAVPYRLDLQSSPDQVTLSEEEARLLLAALVQDYVQMKASELEQELETEGSSITAQKRSCNTATCVTHRLAGLLSRSGGIVKNNFVPTNVGSDTFGRRRRDLQA from the exons ATGGGCTTCCAGAAGTTCTTCCCCTTCCTGGCTCTCAGCATCTTGGTCCTGTACCAGGCAGGCAGCCTCCATGCAGTGCCATACAG ATTGGACCTGCAGAGCAGCCCAGACCAGGTTACACTCAGTGAGGAGGAAGCGCGCCTCCTGCTGGCTGCACTGGTGCAGGACTATGTGCAGATGAAGGCGAGTGAGCTGGAGCAGGAGCTGGAGACAGAGGGTTCCAG CATCACTGCCCAGAAGAGATCCTGCAACACTGCCACCTGTGTGACTCACCGGCTGGCAGGCTTGCTGAGCAGATCAGGAGGTATAGTGAAGAATAACTTTGTGCCCACCAATGTGGGGTCTGATACCTTTGGCCGGCGTCGCAGGGACCTTCAGGCCTGA